A genomic region of Glycine max cultivar Williams 82 chromosome 15, Glycine_max_v4.0, whole genome shotgun sequence contains the following coding sequences:
- the LOC100816529 gene encoding putative pectinesterase/pectinesterase inhibitor 24: MSFFKFYGKVDEAEHAMLEARRKTRKRVTIIALSTIVLVGVVCAAVFGTVAHNNNNSNNDGVNNAPSLSNSVKAVCDVTLYKGACYSSLGPLVHSGQVRPEELFLLSIEVALAEASRAVEYFSQKGVFNGLNVDNRTMEGFKNCKDLLGLAVDHLNSSLASGGKSSLFDVLEDLRTWLSAAGTYQQTCIDGLEEAKEALKTSVVNNLKNSTEFTSNSLAIVTWLNKAASTVNLRRLLSTLPHHMVEPKWLHSKDRKLLQKDDLKRKAHIVVAKDDSGKFKTITAALKQVPDNSDKRTVIYVKKGVYDENVRVEKTKWNVMIIGDGMNATIVSGSLNFVDGTPTFSTATFAVFGRNFIARDMGFRNTAGPQKQQAVALMTSADQAVYYRCQIDAFQDSLYAHSNRQFYRECNIYGTVDFIFGNSAVVLQNCNIMPRVPMQGQQNTITAQGKTDPNMNTGISIQNCNITPFGDLSSVKTYLGRPWKNYSTTVFMQSTMGSFIHPNGWLPWVGNSAPDTIFYAEFQNVGPGASTKNRVNWKGLRVITRKQASMFTVKAFLSGERWITASGAPFKSSI, encoded by the exons ATGTCCTTCTTCAAATTTTACGGCAAGGTCGATGAAGCGGAGCACGCCATGCTCGAAGCTCGCCGCAAAACGCGAAAGCGAGTCACCATCATAGCCTTGTCCACAATAGTCCTCGTCGGAGTTGTGTGTGCTGCTGTATTTGGAACCGTtgcacacaacaacaacaactcaaATAATGATGGTGTAAATAATGCACCATCTCTTTCCAATTCAGTGAAGGCTGTTTGTGACGTGACACTTTACAAGGGCGCGTGCTACAGTAGCCTTGGTCCTCTTGTGCACTCGGGTCAGGTTCGACCTGAGGAGTTGTTCTTGCTGTCTATTGAAGTTGCCCTAGCTGAGGCTTCAAGGGCTGTTGAGTATTTCTCTCAGAAGGGAGTTTTTAATGGCTTGAATGTTGATAATAGGACCATGGAGGGGTTTAAGAACTGCAAGGATCTTTTGGGTCTTGCGGTTGATCATTTGAATAGCTCTTTGGCTTCTGGGGGGAAATCTTCGTTGTTTGATGTCTTGGAGGATCTTAGAACTTGGTTGAGTGCTGCAG GTACTTACCAGCAAACTTGCATTGATGGCCTTGAAGAGGCAAAAGAAGCCCTGAAGACCAGTGTTGTAAACAATCTAAAAAATTCTACAGAGTTCACCAGTAACAGTCTTGCCATTGTTACTTGGCTCAACAAGGCTGCAAGCACAGTGAACTTGAGGCGCTTGTTGAGTACTTTGCCACATCATATGGTAGAACCAAAGTGGCTTCATTCTAAAGACCGGAAGCTGCTTCAAAAAGATGATTTGAAGAGGAAAGCTCACATTGTTGTAGCAAAAGATGACAGCGggaaatttaaaacaatcaCCGCTGCACTTAAACAAGTCCCTGATAATAGTGACAAGAGGACTGTGATCTATGTGAAGAAAGGAGTTTACGATGAAAATGTGAGAGTGGAGAAGACTAAATGGAATGTCATGATCATTGGTGATGGTATGAATGCCACAATTGTATCTGGAAGCCTTAACTTTGTGGATGGCACCCCAACATTTTCAACCGCAACATTTG CTGTGTTTGGGAGGAATTTCATTGCTAGGGATATGGGATTTCGCAACACAGCTGGTCCACAGAAGCAACAGGCAGTGGCACTGATGACAAGTGCTGATCAAGCAGTTTATTACAGGTGCCAAATCGATGCATTTCAGGACTCTCTTTATGCTCATTCCAACCGCCAATTTTACAGAGAATGCAACATCTATGGCACAGTTGATTTCATTTTTGGCAATTCAGCAGTAGTCCTCCAAAACTGTAACATTATGCCAAGGGTGCCTATGCAGGGCCAGCAGAACACCATAACAGCACAGGGAAAAACTGACCCCAACATGAACACaggaatttcaattcaaaattgcAACATTACACCCTTTGGGGACTTGAGTTCTGTAAAAACATATCTTGGAAGACCCTGGAAGAACTACTCAACCACAGTGTTTATGCAATCCACAATGGGGAGTTTCATTCACCCAAATGGATGGTTACCATGGGTAGGGAACTCAGCACCAGATACCATATTTTATGCAGAATTTCAGAATGTTGGACCAGGTGCTTCAACAAAGAATAGAGTGAACTGGAAGGGTTTGAGAGTCATTACAAGGAAACAAGCTAGCATGTTTACTGTCAAGGCTTTTCTTTCAGGGGAGAGATGGATTACAGCTTCTGGTGCCCCCTTTAAATCTTCCATATGA
- the LOC100816003 gene encoding putative 12-oxophytodienoate reductase 11-like (The RefSeq protein has 1 substitution compared to this genomic sequence), which translates to MAEQKNHVIPLLTPYGMGNFNLSHRIVLAPLFRARSYNNVAQPHAILYYSQRATKGGLLITEANSISPTCQYHPNAVGIWSKEQIEAWKPIVDAVHAKGGIFFCQILHTGRVSDPDFKPNRQTLISSTNKPLTHNGIEPRALRTDEIPHIVNDFRLAARNAIEAGFDGVEIHGAHGFLIDQFLKDQVNDRTDKYGGSTENRCRFALGVVEAVVEEIGADRVGIRLSPFSDYNECNDSNPQALGLYMAKSLNKHGVLYCHMVEPRWDISGENKETPHTLAPMKKAFNGTFIVAGGYDRKEGNKAVAEEKANLVAYGRLFLANPDLPKRFEVDAPLNKYNRETFYTPDPVVGYTDYPFLEGSS; encoded by the exons ATGGctgaacaaaaaaatcatgtcaTCCCTCTTCTTACTCCTTACGGGATGGGGAACTTCAATCTATCCCACAG AATCGTTTTGGCACCACTATTTAGAGCAAGATCTTACAACAACGTTGCTCAGCCCCATGCTATTCTATATTACTCTCAAAGAGCTACCAAGGGAGGTCTTCTAATTACTGAAGCCAATAGTATTTCACCCACTTGTCAATA CCATCCAAACGCAGTTGGTATATGGTCAAAAGAGCAAATTGAAGCATGGAAACCCATTGTGGATGCTGTTCATGCCAAAGGTGGTATATTCTTCTGTCAGATTCTTCATACTGGAAGGGTTTCAGATCCAG ATTTTAAGCCCAATAGACAAACCTTAATATCATCAACCAACAAGCCATTGACACATAATGGCATCGAACCAAGGGCACTAAGGACAGATGAAATTCCTCATATCGTCAATGACTTCAGGCTTGCTGCAAGGAATGCTATTGAAGCAG GGTTTGATGGAGTTGAGATACATGGGGCACATGGTTTTCTAATTGATCAGTTTTTGAAAGATCAAGTTAACGACAGAACAGACAAATATGGTGGATCCACGGAGAACCGTTGTCGCTTTGCATTAGAAGTTGTTGAAGCTGTTGTAGAAGAAATAGGGGCAGATAGAGTTGGAATAAGACTTTCACCCTTTTCAGACTACAATGAATGTAATGACTCTAATCCTCAAGCATTGGGTCTCTACATGGCCAAATCACTTAACAAACATGGTGTGCTTTATTGTCACATGGTTGAGCCAAGATGGGACATTTCTGGGGAGAATAAGGAAACCCCTCACACTCTTGCACCAATGAAGAAGGCCTTTAATGGCACTTTCATTGTTGCTGGGGGTTATGATAGAAAAGAAGGGAACAAGGCTGTGGCTGAGGAGAAGGCAAATCTTGTTGCTTATGGTCGTTTGTTTTTGGCTAATCCAGATTTGCCTAAGAGGTTTGAGGTTGATGCACCACTCAACAAGTACAATAGGGAGACCTTCTACACTCCTGATCCAGTTGTGGGTTATACTGACTATCCATTTCTAGAAGGAAGTTCTTAA